AAGCTGAAACCAGCCAAAAATTCTTTGCGCAAGTACAAAATAAGATGCATTGGGCGACGCATGGTCATACGGCGGCTGAATTAATTTATCTGCGAGCCGATGCTGAAAAGCCTAATGTCGGGTTAACGCACTTTGTAGGTGATGAGCCCCGTAGAGCGGATATGACAACGGCCAAAAACTACTTGTCTGAACAAGAATTAAACCAGCTTAATCGCTTGGTAAGTTCTTATTTAGAATTTGCTGAACTACAAGCTGAGCGTGGTCGTTTGATGAAAATGGCAGATTGGAGCACTAAACTGGATGATTTTTTACGTTTAAGTGATTATGAATTGTTAAATAATGCAGGGACTGTTTCAGCACTACAGGCTAAACAAAAGGCTTCGCTGGAATATGATACTTTTCAGCGTGTGATTGATGCGACACCTAGCCAAGTTGATAAAGATTTAGAGCAAGCGATTAAGCGTTTGCCAAAAAAATAACAGATAAGGAAATTCTAGTATGGCAAGCGCCAGTGAGTTCGCGTTTCAAAATGAAATGATCCAACAGCTTTTAAGCAATGGCTGGTTGTTGGGTGATCCTAAAAAATACAACCGTGAACTGGCGCTGTACGAAGAAGATATATTGGGTTTTGTAAAAGACACCCAAGAGGAACAATGGCAAAAGTTCTGTGTGCTTTATCCTAATGATACCGAGCGTAAATTCTTAGAGCGTGTGGCTTCACAGCTAAACAAAGCGCTTTCTAGTGATGACAATAACGCCTCTCACCGTACTATGCGTACTTTCGGAACATTAGGGGTGCTGCGCCATGAGTTACGGGATCGAGGCACGCGCTTTAACTTGTGCCAGTTTAAACCCGAGCATGACTTAAACCCAGATACGCTAGTACGTTACAAGCAAAACCGTTTACGCGTTGTGCCTGAGTTGGTGTATTCGCCTTGGGCAACAGAAGAAGAACTGGCAGCGACAGGTAAAAAAGCCAAGGCATGGCGTATTGATTTGGTGTTGTTTGTAAATGGTTTGCCTGTTGCAACCTTAGAACTGAAATCTGAATTCAAACAAGCCGTTCAAAATGCGATTACCCAGTATAAGACGACTCGCCCCCCAATAGACCCTGAAACCAAAAAGCCAGAGCCGCTATTAACGTTTAAGCGCGGTGCCTTAGTGCATTTTGCGGTTAGCCAATACGAAGTGTATATGGCGACTCGTTTAGACGGTAACGACACCTTCTTTTTACCCTTTAACAAAGGCACCAAAGAAGGCGGTGCAGGTAATGACGTTCCTGAAGATGTTAACCAGTACGCGACCGATTATTTGTGGAATGAAGTATTACAGCCAGACAATCTACTGAATATTCTTGCCCGCTTTGTGCATTTAGAAATTGAAGACAAAGAAGACTGGGAAGGCCGTAAATACAAGAAAGAAACACTAATTTTTCCACGCTACCACCAGTGGGATGTGGTGAATAAACTGGTAAATGCGGCCAAAGAAGAAGGCCCAGGGCAAAAGTATTTGATTCAGCACAGTGCGGGTTCGGGTAAGTCGAATTCCATTGCGTGGTCGGCGCACCAGTTATCGGCGATTCATACTTCAGAAGGCAAAAAGTTGTTTGATTCAGTCATTGTCGTAACCGACAGAACGGTGCTGGACGATCAATTGCAAGAAACCATTTCTCAGTTTACCGCCGTCGATGGTTTGGTTGGCCGTATTAATCGCAATGAAGGGGATGGTTCTAAATCAGAGAAGTTGGCGAATGCCTTAATGGATTCGCAGCCTATTATTATTGTGACCATTCAAACCTTCCCGTTTGTTCTAAAGGCGATAGAAAACAACGTCAACTTGAAAGAGCGCAACTACGTGGTTATTGCCGATGAAGCCCACAGCTCGCAAACAGGCAGCACCGCTCGTCAGCTAAAAGAAGTACTGATGATTGATGGTAATGCTTCAGGTAAGGCGGAGGATGAAGAATTAACTACCGACGATATTTTGGACGCTGCGGTGGCGTCACGTAGAGCCTCTAAAAACTTAAGTTATCTTGCTTTTACAGCGACCCCTAAAGATAAAACACTACAGCTATTTGGGCGCCTACCTAAGCCTGACGAACCCGCGAATAAAACTGACAACCTGCCCAAGGCTTATCATGTGTACAGCATGCGCCAGGCAATTGAAGAAGGTTTTATTCTTGATGTGCTAAAAAACTATACCAACTATAAGGTGGCTTATAACCTTGCCATGAAGATAGAAGGTAGCGATCAAGAAGTTGAAAGTAAAAAAGCCAAGGTAAAACTGAACCAGTGGGTGCGTTTGCACGATTACAACATTAGCCAAAAGGTTCAGGTTATTGTTGAGCATTTTAAAGACAATGTGATGGGGTTATTAGGCGGCCAAGCTAAGGCGATGGTGGTTACTAGCTCTCGTAAAGAAGCCGTACGCTATAAGCTAGGCTTCGATAAGTACATTACCTCCAAGAAGGGCGAAAAAGGCTATAGCCAGCTGCAGGCTATGGTGGCGTTTTCTAGCGAGGTGGAATTCACGGAAGCAGATCCAAACAGTACTGCGCTGATTGGTGAAAAGTTTACAGAGAGTAATATGAACCCAGGTCTTAAAGGCCGAGACATGCGTAAAGCCTTTGATAGTGATGATTACCAAGTCATGATCGTTGCCAATAAATTTCAAACAGGTTTTGATCAACCTAAGCTTTGTGCCATGTATGTGGATAAAAAGCTGGGTGGCGTGGAATGCGTACAAACGCTATCTCGTTTAAACCGTATCTTTCCTAGCAAAGCAGAGACAGGAACATTTGTACTCGACTTCTTTAATGAGCCTGATGATATTTTGAGTGCGTTCCAACCTTATTATCAAACCGCTGAATTAGCGGATGTCTCTGATCCTAACTTGATTTTTGAGTTGTCTGAAAAGCTACGAGCAGCGGGCATCTTCACTACGCGTGAAGTTGATCAGTTCTGTGATGCCTTTTACGTAAAATCTAAAAGTAACGCCGCCATTGCGAATATCTGTAAGCCAGCGGTTGAGCGCTGGACGCTTAAATACAAATCGGCATTAGACGAATACAAAAAAGCAAAAGACATGTTTGAGCGCACCAAGAAAACAGGTGACGCGGTGCTCATGGCAAATGCAGAGAATACCTTTAAAGACTGCAAGCAAGAAAAAGATGCCCTAGAAATCTTTAAAAAGGACTTAGGCACCTTTGTTCGCTTCTATGAATTCATGTCTCAGATTGTCGATTACGATGATAAGGGTTTAGAAAAGCTGAGCTTATACGCCCGCAATTTACGTCCCATGCTGCGTGAGGCGGCCGTTGAAGAAGATCAAATCGACTTAAAGCATGTTGTGCTTAGCCATTACCGATTATCAAAAATACGCCAACAAGATATTCAACTGAAAGAAGATGCGGCAGGTTATGAGCTAGAGCCAGGCGATTCTATGGGCACGGCAAAAGCCAAAGATCCAAAAGAAGAGTTTTTATCACAAATCATCACTCGCTTAAATGAACTGTTTATCACCGATGAACTGACAGATGCGGACATGGTGAATTATGCCAATACGGTAAAAGATAAGGTGATGGAAAACGAATTGGTGATGAGACAAATTAATGAAAATAGCGCAGAGCAGGCTATGTTAGGCGACTTCTCTCGAGCCATGGACGACGCGATTATGAGTAGTGGTTCTGCACACCAGAACCAAATGATACAACTACTATCAGACCCTGCCAAATCGGCTAGATTCGGTAAGTTAGTGTTTGAAATGATTACTGGTGGGCAACGCTAGTAATTTATCTCGATATATTTGGTTGTATATATTAATCAATTCTAATCATTAATATATACAACCAAATCCCCAACTTCACACTGAAAATACTTACAAAGTAAATTTATCGTCTCTGTTGTCGTGTTGTAGCCTGTTGGGTTTTGCAACCGTGACAAGGTAGTCTTATGGATGCCTGTAGCCTCTGAAACTTCCCCTAGTGTCACTCTTCTACCTTCTTTGAAGGATTTATCCTGAATTAGCTCTTTCAGCCTGAATCTTAGCATCAGCATAGTCTCTTTAATTTTCAGCAATAATACCGTTTAAGTTGTTTAAAAAGCAAAAAAGTTTAAAAAGTGCTTGTCAGGAAACTTATTTGCTATATAGTTTCCTCATAAGCAATAAAATTCACTGGGAGAAATATGTCTACATGCCTTACAGCACAAGAGTTAGGAAACCGCATTAAATACCATCCTAAGTACATCAATGACGTTCTTAGAGATAACGTTTTATTGAAGGCAAGCACTATATTCGCCCTTTCAACGCAAGAAAGGTTCTTTATTTATGGGAGGCAATCGAAGAGCAGATGATGACAAGTGCAAGAGAAAATGAAGTGGATGATTTGATCCCAATGGCCTCAGGAGGTGTTTACCGTGGCTAGTATAGGAGTTCGGCAAGATGGAAAGTTGTATTTCAACTTTCGTTATGAGGGGAAGCGTTTTAAAGAATACACCAAGTTAGAAAATACGCCTGCCAATATGAAGCGTATGGAAGCAGCGGTTAAGAAGATTGAATTAGCATTGAAAACTGGAGAGTTCGATTATGAGAAGTTCTTTCCGGGCAGTAAAAAAGTACCGAAAGTAAAAAAGGAGGTAGTTCAGCATGTTGTCACTGAGGTTCAAAAACGACCGGATACGCCGTTGTTTTCTGAGTTCTCACAAGAGTGGCTTGAAGAGAATATTTTACGATGGAAACGGTCTTACCGGACTTCTATCAAAGGAACTTTAGATACCCGTCTCGTCCCGTATTTTGGGGAAGAAAGAGTCGGCAACATAACCAAAGCCATGATCCTGAAATTTCGTGCATCCCTCGCCAAAGTGAGTCACGAAACAGGGGACAGTGAGCTTTCTAACGATAGGATTAACCACATTATGACGCCACTAAGAATGATTTTAGATGATGCCGCCGACCGATATGAGTTTACGTCGCCTGCTATTGGATTAAAACCCCTAAAAGTGCCTAGAGTGGATATTGAGCCTTTTACGCTGGATGAAGTGAAGAAGATTATCCGTTATGTACGCTCAGATTTTCGAAATTACTACATTGTGCGCTTTTTTACGGGTTTACGTACTGAGGAAATAGATGGACTGCAATGGCAGTACGTTGATTTTGAAAATCGACAGATTTTGGTGAGAGAAACCGTCGTGCAGGGACGTATTGATACGACTAAGACACTTGAATCACGTCGTGAAGTTGAGATGTCTCC
This genomic stretch from Marinomonas primoryensis harbors:
- a CDS encoding type I restriction endonuclease subunit R, whose protein sequence is MASASEFAFQNEMIQQLLSNGWLLGDPKKYNRELALYEEDILGFVKDTQEEQWQKFCVLYPNDTERKFLERVASQLNKALSSDDNNASHRTMRTFGTLGVLRHELRDRGTRFNLCQFKPEHDLNPDTLVRYKQNRLRVVPELVYSPWATEEELAATGKKAKAWRIDLVLFVNGLPVATLELKSEFKQAVQNAITQYKTTRPPIDPETKKPEPLLTFKRGALVHFAVSQYEVYMATRLDGNDTFFLPFNKGTKEGGAGNDVPEDVNQYATDYLWNEVLQPDNLLNILARFVHLEIEDKEDWEGRKYKKETLIFPRYHQWDVVNKLVNAAKEEGPGQKYLIQHSAGSGKSNSIAWSAHQLSAIHTSEGKKLFDSVIVVTDRTVLDDQLQETISQFTAVDGLVGRINRNEGDGSKSEKLANALMDSQPIIIVTIQTFPFVLKAIENNVNLKERNYVVIADEAHSSQTGSTARQLKEVLMIDGNASGKAEDEELTTDDILDAAVASRRASKNLSYLAFTATPKDKTLQLFGRLPKPDEPANKTDNLPKAYHVYSMRQAIEEGFILDVLKNYTNYKVAYNLAMKIEGSDQEVESKKAKVKLNQWVRLHDYNISQKVQVIVEHFKDNVMGLLGGQAKAMVVTSSRKEAVRYKLGFDKYITSKKGEKGYSQLQAMVAFSSEVEFTEADPNSTALIGEKFTESNMNPGLKGRDMRKAFDSDDYQVMIVANKFQTGFDQPKLCAMYVDKKLGGVECVQTLSRLNRIFPSKAETGTFVLDFFNEPDDILSAFQPYYQTAELADVSDPNLIFELSEKLRAAGIFTTREVDQFCDAFYVKSKSNAAIANICKPAVERWTLKYKSALDEYKKAKDMFERTKKTGDAVLMANAENTFKDCKQEKDALEIFKKDLGTFVRFYEFMSQIVDYDDKGLEKLSLYARNLRPMLREAAVEEDQIDLKHVVLSHYRLSKIRQQDIQLKEDAAGYELEPGDSMGTAKAKDPKEEFLSQIITRLNELFITDELTDADMVNYANTVKDKVMENELVMRQINENSAEQAMLGDFSRAMDDAIMSSGSAHQNQMIQLLSDPAKSARFGKLVFEMITGGQR
- a CDS encoding helix-turn-helix transcriptional regulator is translated as MLMLRFRLKELIQDKSFKEGRRVTLGEVSEATGIHKTTLSRLQNPTGYNTTTETINLLCKYFQCEVGDLVVYIND
- a CDS encoding site-specific integrase; the encoded protein is MASIGVRQDGKLYFNFRYEGKRFKEYTKLENTPANMKRMEAAVKKIELALKTGEFDYEKFFPGSKKVPKVKKEVVQHVVTEVQKRPDTPLFSEFSQEWLEENILRWKRSYRTSIKGTLDTRLVPYFGEERVGNITKAMILKFRASLAKVSHETGDSELSNDRINHIMTPLRMILDDAADRYEFTSPAIGLKPLKVPRVDIEPFTLDEVKKIIRYVRSDFRNYYIVRFFTGLRTEEIDGLQWQYVDFENRQILVRETVVQGRIDTTKTLESRREVEMSPPVYEALLEQKKVSFGHSKFVFCNRAGGSYEHQNVTQRIWYSTLEKIGIKSRKPYQTRHTAATLWLAAGENPEWIARQMGHTTTQMLFTVYSRYVPNLTRRDGSAFETLLMSSGFEVSGEAL